A genomic stretch from Juglans microcarpa x Juglans regia isolate MS1-56 chromosome 3S, Jm3101_v1.0, whole genome shotgun sequence includes:
- the LOC121257962 gene encoding nicotinamidase 2-like encodes MATSYQKYEIRRRNPDPKISALLVIDVQNYFSAMAQPILPNLLSTIHLCRRASIPVFFTRHSHKSSEDHGMLEEWWNGDLIIDGTLEAELMVELDRRPGDVVVEKNTYSAFRDTNLDGLLRERGVGEVIVTGVMTNLCCETTARDAFIRGFRVFFSTDATATSDKELHQATLKNMAYGFAYLVDCERLREGFLGK; translated from the coding sequence ATGGCTACCTCGTACCAGAAATATGAGATCAGAAGGAGAAACCCAGACCCCAAAATTTCAGCCCTCCTTGTCATCGACGTCCAGAACTACTTCTCCGCCATGGCCCAACCTATACTCCCTAACCTCCTTTCAACCATCCACCTCTGCCGCCGCGCCTCGATCCCCGTCTTCTTCACGCGCCACTCCCACAAGTCCTCCGAAGACCACGGCATGCTCGAGGAGTGGTGGAACGGAGACCTCATCATTGACGGGACGTTGGAGGCGGAGCTCATGGTGGAGCTGGACCGGAGGCCCGGCGACGTGGTGGTCGAGAAGAACACCTACAGCGCTTTCCGGGACACGAACCTGGATGGGCTGCTGCGGGAGAGGGGCGTGGGGGAGGTGATCGTGACGGGGGTGATGACCAACCTGTGCTGCGAGACGACGGCGCGTGACGCGTTCATTAGAGGGTTCAGGGTTTTCTTCTCGACGGACGCGACAGCCACGTCCGACAAGGAGCTGCACCAGGCCACGTTGAAGAACATGGCCTATGGCTTCGCTTACTTGGTCGACTGCGAACGGCTTCGGGAGGGATTTCTTgggaaataa